A region of Paenibacillus thiaminolyticus DNA encodes the following proteins:
- the purL gene encoding phosphoribosylformylglycinamidine synthase subunit PurL, with protein MRREPSPDQIAAERLYAGMGVTDDEYTLICGLLGRRPNYTEIGVFSVMWSEHCAYKNSKPLLKRFPTTGERVLVGPGEGAGIVDIGDGQAVVFKIESHNHPSAIEPYQGAATGVGGIIRDIFSMGARPVALLNSLRFGSLKEERVKYLFEHVVAGIAGYGNCIGIPTVGGEVVFDDSYAGNPLVNAMCVGLINHEDIQKGVASGVGNPVYYVGPPTGRDGIHGATFASEELTAESEAKRPAVQVGDPFMEKLVMESCLELIQSGIVIGIQDMGAAGLTCSSAEMASKAGNGLELVLDEVPQRETGMTPYEMMLSESQERMLFVIEEHNEPIAMEIFERWGVICRKVGRVTDDGRLRLLFDGEVIADMPVRGLVDECPVYHKPSQEPASYADNQALDTPGYPEVTDVNAALLQVLASPSVASKEWVYRQYDSMVRASTAVTPGSDAAVVLVRGTRKALAMTTDCNGRYVMLDPLMGGRIAVCEAARNIVCSGAEPLAITDNLNFGNPEKPENFWQMEQAVEGMAEACRVLDTPVIGGNVSLYNENAHGSIYPTPVVGMVGLVHDADHITTQGFKREGDAVLLLGRTKAELGGSEFQAVVHGVAEGRPPEADLETELRLQRTVLALIQDGLVQSAHDVSDGGLAAAFAECCISGGIGAALELEAAGLRSDIALFSESQSRILLSVHPERAEEVKARCEAAGVPVEGLGRVGGEQIVIRVNGRPAIELPVRQAERVWKDAIPCLMQ; from the coding sequence ATGCGCCGGGAGCCGTCTCCGGATCAGATTGCGGCCGAGCGGCTGTATGCGGGCATGGGCGTCACGGATGACGAGTATACGCTTATCTGCGGACTGCTTGGACGCCGTCCGAACTATACCGAGATCGGCGTGTTCAGTGTGATGTGGTCGGAGCACTGCGCGTACAAAAATTCGAAGCCGCTCCTGAAGCGCTTCCCGACGACAGGCGAGCGGGTGCTCGTCGGTCCGGGCGAAGGCGCGGGCATCGTCGATATCGGCGACGGCCAGGCGGTCGTGTTCAAAATCGAAAGCCACAACCATCCGTCCGCCATTGAGCCGTACCAGGGCGCGGCGACGGGCGTGGGCGGCATTATCCGCGACATTTTCTCGATGGGGGCCCGGCCGGTGGCCTTGCTCAATTCACTGCGCTTCGGCAGCTTGAAGGAGGAGCGGGTCAAATATTTGTTCGAGCATGTCGTCGCGGGCATCGCCGGATACGGCAACTGCATCGGCATTCCGACGGTCGGCGGGGAGGTCGTGTTCGACGACAGCTATGCCGGCAATCCGCTCGTCAATGCGATGTGCGTCGGCTTGATCAATCATGAGGATATACAAAAGGGCGTCGCCAGCGGCGTCGGCAACCCTGTATATTATGTCGGTCCTCCAACGGGACGCGACGGCATTCATGGCGCGACGTTCGCTTCAGAGGAGTTGACGGCCGAGTCGGAAGCGAAGCGTCCGGCGGTCCAGGTCGGTGATCCGTTCATGGAAAAGCTGGTGATGGAATCATGTCTGGAGCTGATTCAGTCCGGCATCGTGATCGGGATTCAGGATATGGGCGCGGCGGGATTGACGTGCTCGAGCGCCGAGATGGCGAGCAAGGCGGGCAACGGGCTGGAGCTCGTGCTCGACGAGGTGCCGCAGCGGGAGACAGGCATGACTCCGTACGAGATGATGCTATCCGAATCGCAAGAGCGGATGCTGTTCGTCATCGAGGAGCATAACGAGCCGATCGCGATGGAAATATTCGAGCGCTGGGGCGTCATCTGCCGCAAGGTCGGGCGCGTGACGGACGACGGCCGCCTGCGCTTGCTGTTCGACGGCGAGGTGATCGCCGATATGCCGGTGCGGGGCCTGGTCGATGAATGCCCGGTCTATCACAAGCCGTCGCAGGAGCCGGCGAGCTATGCGGACAATCAGGCGCTGGATACGCCCGGATATCCGGAGGTGACGGACGTCAATGCGGCGCTGCTGCAAGTGCTGGCCTCTCCGTCTGTCGCCAGCAAAGAATGGGTGTACCGCCAATATGACAGTATGGTGCGGGCCAGCACGGCGGTGACGCCGGGCTCGGACGCGGCAGTCGTGCTCGTGCGCGGAACGCGCAAGGCGCTCGCGATGACGACGGACTGCAACGGCCGCTATGTGATGCTCGATCCGCTCATGGGCGGACGCATCGCGGTGTGCGAGGCGGCGCGCAATATCGTATGCTCGGGCGCCGAGCCGCTCGCCATTACCGACAACCTGAATTTCGGCAATCCGGAGAAGCCGGAGAACTTCTGGCAGATGGAGCAGGCGGTCGAAGGCATGGCGGAAGCGTGCCGTGTGCTGGATACGCCGGTCATCGGCGGCAATGTCAGTCTCTATAACGAAAATGCGCACGGATCGATCTACCCGACGCCGGTCGTCGGCATGGTTGGACTCGTGCATGATGCGGATCATATTACGACGCAAGGGTTCAAGCGCGAAGGCGATGCCGTCCTGCTGTTGGGCCGGACGAAGGCAGAGCTGGGCGGCAGCGAGTTCCAAGCGGTCGTCCATGGGGTGGCGGAAGGCCGTCCGCCGGAGGCCGATCTTGAGACCGAGCTGCGCCTGCAGCGGACAGTGCTGGCGCTCATTCAGGACGGACTCGTGCAATCGGCGCATGATGTATCGGACGGCGGGCTGGCTGCGGCCTTCGCGGAATGCTGCATCAGCGGCGGCATCGGGGCGGCACTGGAGCTGGAAGCGGCTGGTCTGCGGAGCGACATCGCGCTGTTCAGCGAGAGCCAATCGCGCATCCTGCTCTCGGTTCATCCTGAGCGGGCCGAGGAAGTGAAGGCGCGCTGCGAGGCAGCGGGTGTCCCGGTCGAAGGGCTGGGCCGGGTCGGCGGCGAGCAGATCGTCATTCGGGTGAACGGCCGTCCGGCTATCGAACTCCCGGTCCGGCAAGCGGAGCGGGTATGGAAGGATGCGATCCCATGTCTTATGCAATGA
- the purH gene encoding bifunctional phosphoribosylaminoimidazolecarboxamide formyltransferase/IMP cyclohydrolase, which produces MTIRRALISVSDKTGIVEFARALAEAGVELVSTGGTKSLLEREGVPVIGISEVTGFPEIMDGRVKTLHPAVHSGLLAVRGNVEHTRQMEELGLSYIDLVAVNLYPFQETIAKPGVSYEEAIENIDIGGPTMLRSAAKNHADVTVVVDAADYAGVLDELRQQGDTTLATRKRLAAKVFRHTAAYDALIADYLTKQTGEAWPERFTVTYEMAQPLRYGENPHQGAAFYRQPLAGAGSVATAEQLHGKELSYNNINDANAALSIVGEFADPAVVAVKHMNPCGVGIGRTAGEAYRKAYESDPTSIFGGIVAANRPIDRETAELLHEIFLEIVIAPDFSPEALDILKQKKNIRLLRTGTEPAPSERKAARQLTSVEGGLLVQDTDVHTLDASSLKTATEREPSAEELEQLLFGWNVVKHVKSNAIVLVKDGMTVGIGAGQMNRVGAARIAIEQAGEKARGAVLASDAFFPMGDTLELAAAAGITAVIQPGGSVRDEESIEVANRNGLAMVMTGVRHFKH; this is translated from the coding sequence ATGACGATTCGTAGAGCGCTAATCAGCGTATCCGATAAGACGGGGATTGTGGAATTCGCCCGCGCCCTGGCGGAAGCCGGCGTGGAGCTTGTGTCGACGGGCGGCACCAAGTCGCTGCTGGAGCGCGAAGGCGTTCCGGTTATCGGCATTTCGGAGGTGACCGGCTTCCCGGAAATTATGGACGGGCGCGTGAAGACGCTGCACCCGGCTGTGCACAGCGGCCTTTTGGCCGTGCGTGGCAACGTGGAGCATACGCGGCAGATGGAAGAGCTCGGTTTGTCCTATATCGATCTGGTGGCGGTCAACCTGTATCCGTTCCAGGAGACGATTGCGAAGCCTGGCGTAAGCTATGAGGAGGCAATCGAGAATATCGATATCGGCGGGCCGACCATGCTGCGCTCGGCCGCGAAGAACCATGCCGATGTGACGGTGGTTGTCGATGCGGCAGATTATGCGGGCGTGCTGGACGAACTCCGCCAGCAAGGGGATACGACGTTGGCGACGCGGAAGCGTCTGGCGGCGAAGGTATTTCGCCATACGGCGGCTTATGATGCGCTCATTGCCGATTACTTGACGAAGCAGACCGGCGAGGCATGGCCGGAGCGGTTCACCGTCACCTATGAGATGGCGCAACCGCTTCGCTATGGCGAGAACCCGCATCAGGGGGCGGCATTTTACCGCCAGCCGCTGGCAGGCGCGGGCAGCGTCGCGACGGCCGAGCAGCTTCACGGTAAGGAACTGTCCTACAACAATATCAACGATGCCAATGCGGCGCTCTCGATCGTGGGTGAATTCGCGGACCCGGCTGTCGTGGCGGTGAAGCATATGAACCCGTGCGGCGTTGGTATTGGCCGTACAGCGGGGGAAGCCTACCGCAAGGCGTATGAATCGGACCCGACCTCGATCTTCGGCGGCATCGTAGCGGCAAACCGGCCGATCGATCGCGAGACGGCGGAACTGCTGCATGAGATTTTCCTGGAGATCGTCATCGCTCCCGATTTCAGTCCGGAGGCGCTCGACATTCTCAAGCAGAAGAAAAATATCCGCTTGCTCCGTACCGGCACGGAGCCTGCGCCGTCGGAACGCAAGGCGGCCCGGCAGTTGACTTCGGTGGAGGGCGGATTGCTGGTGCAAGATACCGATGTGCATACGCTTGATGCCTCTTCCTTGAAAACGGCGACGGAACGGGAACCTTCGGCGGAGGAATTAGAGCAGCTGTTGTTCGGCTGGAACGTGGTCAAGCATGTGAAGTCGAATGCGATTGTGCTTGTCAAGGATGGCATGACGGTCGGCATCGGCGCCGGTCAGATGAACCGCGTCGGCGCGGCGCGCATCGCGATCGAGCAAGCCGGAGAGAAGGCGCGCGGTGCGGTGCTGGCATCGGATGCGTTTTTCCCGATGGGCGATACGCTGGAGCTGGCCGCGGCGGCGGGAATTACGGCAGTCATTCAGCCTGGCGGTTCGGTGCGTGACGAAGAGTCTATTGAGGTGGCGAACCGGAATGGCCTGGCGATGGTGATGACGGGCGTGCGTCATTTCAAGCACTAA
- the purB gene encoding adenylosuccinate lyase: MIERYSRPEMRAIWTEENKFKAWLEVELCACEAWAELGVIPKEDAEALRAKAGFDADRIYEIEAETRHDVIAFTRAVSETLGPERKWVHYGLTSTDVVDTALGYLMKQANEILEQDLLRFIDILKDKALEYKDTPMMGRTHGVHAEPTTFGLKMALWYAEMQRNLERFRDAADGVQYGKISGAVGTYANIDPFVEKFVCEKLGTKPAPISTQTLQRDRHAEYMATLALIATSLDKFATEIRALQKSEFREVEEAFAKGQKGSSAMPHKRNPIGCENISGLSRVLRGYMLSAYENVPLWHERDISHSSVERIILPDGTMLLNYMLNRFMNIVKNLTVFPENMKRNMQRTYGVPFSGRVMTKLIDRGWSREQAYDTVQPRAMQAWEEQRSFRDIIESTPEITAVLSAEDIEDAFNPSWHLKHVDTIFRQLGLLEG, translated from the coding sequence ATGATTGAACGTTATTCGCGCCCGGAGATGCGGGCCATATGGACGGAAGAGAACAAATTCAAGGCTTGGCTCGAAGTGGAGCTGTGCGCGTGCGAGGCATGGGCCGAACTGGGCGTCATTCCGAAGGAGGACGCCGAGGCGCTGCGCGCCAAGGCGGGCTTCGATGCCGACCGGATCTATGAGATAGAAGCAGAGACGCGCCACGATGTCATCGCCTTCACGCGCGCCGTGTCGGAGACGCTCGGGCCCGAGCGCAAATGGGTCCATTACGGGCTTACCTCCACCGACGTCGTGGACACGGCTTTGGGCTACCTGATGAAGCAGGCCAACGAGATTTTGGAGCAGGATCTGCTCCGGTTCATTGATATATTGAAGGACAAGGCATTGGAATACAAGGATACGCCGATGATGGGCCGTACCCATGGCGTCCATGCGGAGCCGACGACGTTCGGCTTGAAGATGGCGCTCTGGTATGCGGAAATGCAGCGCAACCTGGAGCGGTTCCGCGATGCGGCGGATGGCGTGCAGTACGGGAAAATCTCCGGGGCGGTCGGCACCTATGCCAATATCGACCCGTTCGTGGAGAAGTTCGTCTGCGAGAAGCTCGGCACGAAGCCTGCGCCGATCTCGACCCAGACGCTGCAGCGCGACCGCCACGCGGAGTATATGGCGACGCTGGCCTTGATCGCGACGTCGCTCGACAAGTTCGCGACCGAGATTCGCGCGCTGCAGAAGAGCGAGTTCCGCGAGGTGGAGGAAGCGTTCGCCAAAGGGCAGAAGGGCTCGTCCGCGATGCCGCACAAGCGCAACCCGATCGGCTGCGAGAACATTTCCGGCCTGTCGCGCGTCCTCCGCGGCTATATGCTGTCGGCATACGAGAATGTGCCGCTCTGGCATGAGCGCGACATCTCGCACAGCTCCGTTGAGCGCATTATTTTGCCTGATGGCACGATGCTGCTGAACTATATGCTGAACCGCTTCATGAACATCGTGAAGAACTTGACGGTCTTCCCGGAAAATATGAAGCGCAACATGCAGCGCACGTATGGCGTGCCGTTCTCCGGCCGCGTCATGACGAAGCTGATCGACCGGGGCTGGAGCCGCGAGCAGGCATACGACACAGTGCAGCCGCGTGCGATGCAGGCGTGGGAAGAGCAGCGCAGCTTCCGCGACATCATCGAGAGCACGCCGGAGATTACGGCGGTGCTGAGCGCGGAGGACATCGAGGACGCCTTCAACCCGTCCTGGCACTTGAAGCATGTCGATACGATTTTCCGTCAGCTTGGTTTGCTGGAAGGATAG
- the purN gene encoding phosphoribosylglycinamide formyltransferase, which translates to MRTGNEGQAEEYAGTGALQSAPSVCTSSLPRIAVFASGSGSNFQALAEASRAGQLGGEVALLVCDKPGARVLERAREAGVPAAVFEPKRYESRGHYERDILRTLSRHGVQWIVLAGYMRLVTPVLLEAYECRILNIHPSLLPSFPGLHAVRQALDYGVKVTGVTVHLVDAGMDTGPIVAQEAVAIGEDDTLGSLLAKIQEVEHRIYPQVVRSLLAGSHASRWAGQEDKA; encoded by the coding sequence ATGCGCACAGGAAATGAAGGGCAGGCGGAGGAGTACGCCGGCACGGGGGCGCTGCAAAGTGCGCCGTCCGTCTGCACCTCCTCCCTCCCGCGCATCGCGGTGTTCGCTTCCGGCTCGGGCTCGAACTTCCAGGCGCTGGCCGAGGCGTCGCGGGCGGGGCAGCTCGGCGGAGAGGTCGCGCTGCTCGTGTGCGACAAGCCCGGAGCCCGCGTATTGGAGCGGGCGCGCGAAGCCGGCGTGCCGGCCGCGGTGTTCGAGCCGAAGCGCTATGAGAGCCGCGGTCATTACGAACGCGACATCCTGCGAACGCTGAGCCGGCATGGCGTACAATGGATCGTGCTCGCCGGATATATGCGGCTGGTCACGCCGGTGCTGCTGGAAGCTTATGAATGCCGCATCCTCAATATCCATCCCTCCTTGCTCCCGAGCTTTCCGGGCCTGCACGCGGTACGCCAGGCACTGGATTACGGCGTGAAGGTAACGGGAGTGACCGTGCATCTGGTTGATGCCGGGATGGATACCGGACCGATCGTGGCGCAGGAGGCGGTCGCGATTGGCGAAGACGATACGCTTGGATCGCTGCTCGCCAAGATTCAGGAGGTGGAGCACCGCATCTACCCGCAGGTGGTGCGAAGTCTGCTAGCCGGGTCCCACGCCAGCCGATGGGCCGGTCAAGAGGACAAAGCATGA
- the purQ gene encoding phosphoribosylformylglycinamidine synthase subunit PurQ — protein MKVAVLVFPGSNCDMDCVHAVQDTIGVEADRVWHTATDLAGYDLIIVPGGFSYGDYLRCGAIARFAPVMKAVEQAAREGAYVLGICNGFQILTEAGLLPGTLRRNVGLRFRCHAAPIRVARRDTPFTAEYGEGEVVNIPIAHGEGNYYCDEETLRRLKERGQIVFTYEDNPNGSVEDIAGICNEAGNVLGMMPHPERAVSAWLGSEAGSRMFTSILNAWREKHAVNA, from the coding sequence ATGAAGGTGGCTGTGCTTGTTTTTCCGGGATCGAACTGTGATATGGATTGCGTGCATGCGGTCCAGGATACGATAGGGGTCGAGGCGGACCGCGTCTGGCATACGGCGACGGATCTGGCCGGCTACGACCTGATCATCGTGCCGGGCGGCTTCTCGTACGGAGATTATTTGCGCTGCGGCGCCATCGCCCGCTTCGCGCCGGTGATGAAGGCGGTGGAGCAAGCCGCGAGGGAGGGGGCCTATGTGCTCGGCATTTGCAACGGCTTCCAGATTCTTACGGAGGCGGGGCTGCTGCCAGGCACGCTGCGGCGCAATGTGGGCCTCCGGTTCCGCTGTCATGCGGCTCCGATTCGGGTCGCCCGCCGCGATACGCCGTTCACGGCGGAATACGGCGAGGGCGAAGTGGTCAATATCCCGATTGCCCATGGGGAAGGCAATTATTATTGTGACGAAGAGACCTTGCGCCGCTTGAAGGAGCGGGGGCAGATCGTGTTCACCTATGAAGACAATCCGAACGGCTCGGTTGAGGATATTGCGGGCATCTGCAATGAAGCGGGCAATGTGCTCGGCATGATGCCCCATCCGGAGCGCGCGGTCAGCGCCTGGCTCGGTTCCGAGGCCGGCAGCCGGATGTTCACGTCGATTTTGAACGCTTGGAGGGAGAAGCATGCAGTCAACGCGTAA
- the purS gene encoding phosphoribosylformylglycinamidine synthase subunit PurS has translation MKVKVIVTTKANVLDPQGAAVERAMHSMGYEGVEHMRIGKYMEFELAAANEAEAKEQVERMCKVLLSNPVVEDYRYELEA, from the coding sequence GTGAAGGTAAAAGTGATTGTAACGACGAAGGCGAACGTGCTTGACCCTCAAGGCGCCGCGGTGGAGCGGGCGATGCATTCGATGGGGTACGAAGGAGTGGAGCATATGCGCATCGGCAAGTATATGGAATTCGAGCTGGCGGCGGCGAATGAGGCTGAAGCGAAGGAACAGGTCGAGCGGATGTGCAAGGTGCTGCTGTCCAATCCGGTCGTGGAAGATTACCGATACGAATTGGAGGCGTAG
- the purM gene encoding phosphoribosylformylglycinamidine cyclo-ligase, which yields MSEAYKQAGVDIAAGNEAVERMKKHVQRTFRPEVLSGLGGFGALFGLDAKKYEEPVLVSGTDGVGTKLMLAFAADRHDTIGIDAVAMCVNDIVVQGAEPLFFLDYLACGQVVPERIEAIVSGIAEGCRTAGCALIGGETAEMPGMYAPGEYDIAGFSVGIVEKSRLITGETIRPGDVLLGLASSGFHSNGYSLVRKLFLEQAGYNLEARVTADGRALVDVLLEPTRIYVRPLLELMNRVTVKGAAHITGGGFLENIPRMLPEGTAAQIDYGTWPVPEVFRLSREIGSLTWTELFTTFNMGIGMVIAVSADEAAAAEACLMEQGEAVYRIGTVTEGERQVRIPEVGC from the coding sequence ATGTCTGAAGCTTATAAGCAAGCCGGGGTCGACATCGCGGCAGGCAACGAAGCTGTGGAGCGGATGAAAAAGCATGTGCAGCGCACATTCCGGCCGGAGGTGCTGTCGGGTCTGGGAGGATTCGGGGCGCTGTTCGGATTGGATGCGAAAAAGTATGAGGAGCCAGTGCTCGTCTCGGGAACCGATGGCGTAGGGACGAAGCTGATGCTGGCCTTCGCCGCGGATCGTCATGACACGATTGGCATCGATGCGGTGGCGATGTGCGTCAATGATATTGTCGTGCAGGGGGCCGAGCCGCTGTTTTTCCTCGATTACTTGGCTTGCGGCCAAGTGGTGCCCGAGCGCATCGAAGCGATCGTCAGCGGCATCGCCGAAGGCTGCCGGACGGCCGGATGTGCCCTCATCGGCGGCGAGACGGCGGAGATGCCGGGGATGTATGCCCCGGGCGAGTATGATATCGCCGGCTTCAGCGTCGGCATCGTCGAGAAGAGCCGCCTCATCACGGGCGAGACGATCCGCCCGGGCGATGTGCTGCTCGGCCTCGCCTCCAGCGGCTTCCATAGCAACGGCTATTCGCTCGTCCGGAAGCTGTTCCTGGAGCAGGCCGGTTATAACCTGGAGGCACGCGTAACGGCGGACGGACGCGCGCTGGTCGATGTGCTGCTCGAGCCGACGCGCATTTATGTGCGCCCGCTGCTCGAGCTGATGAACCGGGTTACGGTCAAGGGAGCGGCCCATATTACAGGCGGCGGCTTCCTCGAAAATATTCCGCGCATGCTGCCGGAAGGCACGGCGGCGCAGATCGATTACGGCACATGGCCGGTGCCGGAAGTATTCCGCCTGAGCCGCGAGATCGGAAGCCTGACCTGGACGGAGCTGTTCACGACGTTCAATATGGGCATCGGCATGGTCATCGCGGTAAGCGCGGACGAAGCGGCAGCGGCGGAGGCCTGTCTGATGGAACAGGGCGAGGCGGTATACCGCATTGGCACGGTGACGGAAGGCGAGCGCCAGGTTCGGATTCCGGAGGTGGGTTGCTGA
- the purF gene encoding amidophosphoribosyltransferase — protein sequence MSYAMSGGYYNEGSGREGPFDRLKEECGIFGVFGYKDASTLTYYGLHTLQHRGEESAGICVSGGDSFRYHRGMGLVKEVFDTERLGELEGDRAIGHVRYSTSGDSRLANAQPLVFKTRDGELAVATNGNIVNAPQIRHGLEQKGSIFQTTSDTEVIAHLIARSEHDFVQAAKEALKDLVGGFAFLLMTNDRLLAASDPHGLRPIVMGRLGDAYVFASETCALEAIGAELVRPLEPGELVVVDAWGHRSERFAPGAKRSLCAMEFIYFSRPDSQLHDVNLHTARKHMGMQLAEEAFVEADIVTGVPDSSISAAIGYAEKTGIPYEMGLIKSKYTGRTFIQPSQELREQGVKMKLSAVRSVVEGKRVVLIDDSIVRGTTSRRIVKMLREAGAREVHLRIASPPFRHPCFYGIDTPTSEDLLAYRHTEEEMRKLIGADSLAFLSKDGMIEAIGGSHAEKPSGGLCLACFDDDYPTELYGARAAAGAEAASVRR from the coding sequence ATGTCTTATGCAATGAGCGGGGGTTATTATAACGAGGGCAGCGGCCGGGAAGGCCCGTTCGACCGATTGAAAGAGGAATGCGGCATTTTCGGCGTCTTCGGCTACAAGGACGCGTCTACGCTGACGTACTACGGGCTGCACACGCTGCAGCACCGGGGCGAGGAGAGCGCCGGCATCTGCGTATCCGGCGGCGATTCGTTCCGGTACCATCGCGGGATGGGACTCGTGAAGGAAGTGTTCGACACCGAACGGCTTGGGGAACTGGAAGGCGATCGGGCCATCGGCCATGTCCGCTACTCGACGTCCGGCGACAGCCGGCTGGCGAACGCCCAGCCGCTGGTCTTCAAGACGCGGGACGGCGAGCTGGCGGTCGCGACGAACGGCAATATCGTCAACGCGCCGCAGATCCGCCACGGGCTGGAGCAGAAGGGCTCCATCTTCCAGACAACGAGCGATACCGAGGTTATCGCGCATCTGATTGCCCGCTCGGAGCATGACTTCGTGCAGGCCGCGAAGGAAGCGCTGAAGGATCTGGTCGGGGGCTTCGCCTTCCTGCTGATGACCAATGACCGGCTGCTGGCGGCATCCGATCCGCACGGGCTGCGTCCGATTGTGATGGGCCGCCTGGGCGACGCTTATGTGTTCGCCTCCGAGACATGCGCCCTGGAGGCAATCGGAGCGGAGCTGGTCCGCCCCTTGGAGCCGGGCGAGCTGGTCGTCGTCGATGCGTGGGGCCATCGCTCGGAACGGTTCGCTCCGGGGGCGAAGCGCTCGTTGTGCGCGATGGAATTCATTTATTTCTCGCGTCCGGACAGTCAACTCCATGATGTGAATCTGCATACGGCCCGCAAGCATATGGGGATGCAGCTGGCGGAGGAGGCGTTCGTCGAGGCGGATATCGTGACGGGCGTGCCCGATTCCAGCATATCGGCGGCGATCGGCTATGCCGAGAAGACGGGAATTCCATATGAAATGGGACTTATCAAAAGCAAATACACCGGCAGAACGTTCATTCAGCCGAGCCAGGAGCTGCGCGAGCAGGGCGTCAAGATGAAGCTGAGCGCCGTTCGGAGTGTTGTCGAAGGGAAGCGGGTCGTCCTCATTGACGACTCGATCGTACGCGGCACAACGTCGCGCCGCATCGTCAAGATGCTGCGCGAAGCCGGGGCGCGGGAGGTCCATCTGCGCATCGCATCCCCGCCGTTCCGCCATCCGTGCTTCTATGGCATCGACACGCCGACGAGCGAGGATTTGCTCGCTTATCGGCATACGGAAGAGGAGATGCGGAAGCTGATCGGCGCCGACTCGCTCGCTTTCCTGTCGAAGGACGGGATGATTGAGGCGATAGGCGGCAGCCATGCGGAGAAGCCGAGCGGCGGCTTGTGCCTGGCCTGCTTCGATGATGATTATCCGACCGAGCTGTACGGCGCGCGCGCCGCGGCAGGCGCGGAGGCGGCATCCGTCCGCCGGTAA
- a CDS encoding phosphoribosylaminoimidazolesuccinocarboxamide synthase, which produces MSTNSIVSTLADAIPFPLLHRGKVRELYEWDADTLLIVVSDRISAFDCVLEPAVPDKGTVLNRLSRYWFDRTKHIIGNHVIPCDEECLRTALSARVGNEPEPHQRISSLVSLLSERMTLAKRAQRVDFECVVRGYVTGGGWRQYTASGEVNGIKLPEGLRMNERLPEPIFTPARKHDEGHDEDVSYKVMESQLGPELAGRLREASLRLYQFAAEECAGQGLLLADCKFEFGLIDGELVLIDELFTPDSSRFWDVGSYALDTDIDSLDKEPVRRYLAASDWDRSSTPPPLPAEVVEATRGRYIALYERITAQRWA; this is translated from the coding sequence ATGTCTACCAACTCTATCGTATCAACGCTGGCGGATGCGATTCCGTTCCCGCTGCTTCACCGCGGCAAGGTGAGGGAGCTGTATGAATGGGACGCCGATACACTCTTGATTGTTGTATCGGACCGCATTTCGGCCTTCGACTGCGTCCTTGAACCGGCCGTGCCGGACAAAGGGACGGTGCTGAACCGGCTGAGCCGCTACTGGTTCGACCGGACGAAGCATATTATCGGCAATCATGTCATTCCTTGTGACGAGGAATGCCTGCGGACCGCATTGTCCGCCCGGGTCGGCAACGAACCGGAACCTCATCAACGCATTTCATCTCTAGTATCCCTGTTATCTGAACGAATGACGCTCGCCAAGCGGGCGCAGCGCGTGGACTTCGAATGCGTCGTCCGCGGCTATGTCACCGGCGGAGGCTGGCGGCAATATACAGCGAGCGGCGAAGTGAACGGCATCAAGCTGCCGGAAGGCCTGCGCATGAACGAGCGCCTGCCTGAACCGATATTTACGCCGGCGCGCAAGCATGATGAAGGCCATGACGAGGATGTCTCCTATAAAGTCATGGAGTCGCAGCTTGGGCCTGAGCTGGCCGGGCGGCTGCGTGAGGCGAGTCTCCGGCTGTATCAATTCGCGGCGGAGGAATGCGCGGGCCAAGGATTGCTGCTCGCCGACTGCAAATTCGAGTTCGGGCTCATTGACGGCGAACTGGTGCTGATCGACGAATTGTTCACACCGGACAGCTCCCGCTTCTGGGACGTCGGCAGCTATGCGCTGGATACGGATATCGACAGCTTGGACAAAGAGCCTGTCCGCCGCTATTTGGCCGCTTCCGACTGGGATCGGAGCAGCACGCCGCCGCCGCTGCCGGCGGAGGTCGTCGAGGCTACACGAGGACGTTATATCGCTTTATATGAACGAATAACCGCACAGAGATGGGCGTAA